The Melanotaenia boesemani isolate fMelBoe1 chromosome 17, fMelBoe1.pri, whole genome shotgun sequence genome segment TGTGAGAATCCAAGTTGCCAATCTGCCTGAAGTTTTTGCCGCAGACCTTGCACGGGTATGGCTTCTCCCCTGTATGGATCCTCTTGTGCACGTCTAAATGTTGGCTCATGGTGAACTTCTTTCCGCAGACCTCACAAGGATAAATCCTAGGCTTTCCTCCTGTGTGGCTCTTTATGTGCCTCTTCAATACTGTGTTTTCAATGAAAGTCTTTCCACAAAATTCACAGATGTATGGCCTCTCTCCAGCATGCAACTTAATATGTCTCTCCAGAGAGCCCTTTCTGGGGAAGTCCTTGCCACAGTCTTTGCATCTGAAGGGTTTCTGGCCGGTGTGTGTCCTCATATGGATCTCCATGTCCCTAAAGTTGACTCCACAGATTTCGCAAATCCTGCTTGTTTCCCTGTGACTCTGGATATGAAGCTGCAAAATCTCCAAAGACTCTGAACCCTCTCCACAGACTCCACAGATAAAGTCAGGATCTGTTATATGTGTCTCTGCATGCCGCAGTAAGTTACCTTTGTTATGAAAAGTGTTCCTACAAACCTTGCACGAGTGAGAAGGAGTCAGGCTCGGTTTCCTGCGTTTGCTCCTTTCAGGGTACTGATTGTCAGATTTGTGGCTCCGGGCATGCCACCCCACCTTTGTTCTTGATGGGATGCCTTTTTCTGGGATTTTGCTCAGTGGCATCTGACCATCATGGTCTTTCATGTGTTGCTCCAGAGAGTTGGTGTGGCTGAATTCTTTACAGCAGACACTGCATGTGAATGACTTCTCAGGGGATCTATGAGTCCTCAAGTGAGTCATCATATTACCCTTCTGATTGAAACCCTTACCACAGAAGTGGCAGTTAAAAGGTTTCTCACCAGTGTGCAGCCTCAGGTGTGTCTCCTGAGCTCGGATTGAGGGGAACTTCTTGCCACACACGTTACAGGTCCTGCTGCTGTCGCGATGGGTTTGAAGATGCTGTCGCAAACTGTCAGGAGACTCAAAATGTTCACCACACATACCGCACAAGCACTCAGCCTCCTTTGAGTGCTTCTCCACATGTTTAAGTAAAAAGCCTTTCCTGTGGAAGAACTTCCCACATACTCTGCAGCAGTGAGATGTTGCCCCTTTTGAGTTgttctcatcttcctcctcctcttcggCTGGACCGTCCAGAGAGGCTGGGTGGTCTATTTCAGAGACTGTTTCTAGTCTGGAGGAAGTGCTAGGCCGAGCCTCCTGCAGTGGGTTATCCACTATTACATCCTGCTTCTGACATTTGTCATCAGAGAGACTCCTCACACCAACTGATAGACACAACTCTAtagagaaaacacaaaacagatttGTTAGCTAAAGTCAGTGCTGGTAATGTTTGTTGCTTTGATCAAAGTCTGAGGCAGGGAATTAAAATTGAACAGAACATTACTAGTACTGCTATACGGAACAGCAAAGATATTTCCAAGTAATTTCCTGAGACccaaaataatatttaacagCAAAGCCAACAGCAGCATACTTACACACTGCTGTATGGCAAATGATTTATGCTGTTAGACTAACGAATTCACAaccacacgtgtgtgtgtgtgtgtgtttgcgttgGTATCCTAGTGCTGAAATGCCTCTTAATTTTCGATGTGCAGGCTTTAGCAGAATAACAATACTTAACAATACAAAAATAAGCCATCTACAAGAGTGGTATCATGTAAAGTCTTAACGCCCATAATCATAAAGCTGAAATAAttcattattacatttttacatgactTCTTCGTTCACCTTTGGCAACCCTTGTCCGCTTTTCCTTTTACCTTGATGGCTGGGAAGACGTCCCAGCCATCGCATTCATTATGCAGCCAAACCATACACTAGTGCAGCGCTCGTGCAAAGCACCAAACCAAGCTAACCTTTCCGTTCGTCTCTTGGATCCGCTTTCAGACACTCACGGGGCTTCTGCGAATCTCCAACAGCCATTCGGTTAGCTTCGAATGCAGAGAGGATAAGCTCCACGACTGCGGTGATTCGCTCCATCACCAGGTCCCGAAGGTCCTGTAGCTCTGCTTTGCTGCGCTCCTGCAGCAGCCCGAAGATATCTTTAGCGGCTGCCGCTAATTGCTGGTCGATTGCGGCCTTCAAGCTACGGCTCCCTGTCCgttttttggacat includes the following:
- the LOC121656817 gene encoding gastrula zinc finger protein XlCGF57.1-like; translation: MSKKRTGSRSLKAAIDQQLAAAAKDIFGLLQERSKAELQDLRDLVMERITAVVELILSAFEANRMAVGDSQKPRECLKADPRDERKELCLSVGVRSLSDDKCQKQDVIVDNPLQEARPSTSSRLETVSEIDHPASLDGPAEEEEEDENNSKGATSHCCRVCGKFFHRKGFLLKHVEKHSKEAECLCGMCGEHFESPDSLRQHLQTHRDSSRTCNVCGKKFPSIRAQETHLRLHTGEKPFNCHFCGKGFNQKGNMMTHLRTHRSPEKSFTCSVCCKEFSHTNSLEQHMKDHDGQMPLSKIPEKGIPSRTKVGWHARSHKSDNQYPERSKRRKPSLTPSHSCKVCRNTFHNKGNLLRHAETHITDPDFICGVCGEGSESLEILQLHIQSHRETSRICEICGVNFRDMEIHMRTHTGQKPFRCKDCGKDFPRKGSLERHIKLHAGERPYICEFCGKTFIENTVLKRHIKSHTGGKPRIYPCEVCGKKFTMSQHLDVHKRIHTGEKPYPCKVCGKNFRQIGNLDSHMRIHTGEKPFICSLCGKRFRQKISLETHERFHKKEKPFICKDCNKGFVQKIDLKRHMLTHTGEKPFKCQICEKSYQEKRSLDSHMKVHGGEQATKDSIVMQNSKQQEGVHSDFIQL